A region of Labeo rohita strain BAU-BD-2019 chromosome 2, IGBB_LRoh.1.0, whole genome shotgun sequence DNA encodes the following proteins:
- the c2h14orf119 gene encoding uncharacterized protein C14orf119 homolog, with the protein MAWFHQALQGSGQPDGSRMPPTVEDLSHTQVSKHTITQLGMSDEQGWSTHPPVSITNFPAASGGIVPQRLDALSCTSLNVGSREDSVPLSFVTLQEQRCVISWFIGWNTVQKQRFMEDLISKAVPGKVSSLLDQLNTLQVNDRPPNIFECQLRLWTQWFDSWSEEERNAFLNSLEEKDSTFVAYFYSQVAGTAGRD; encoded by the exons ATGGCTTGGTTCCACCAGGCTTTACAAGGCTCAGGCCAGCCAGATGGATCCAGGATGCCCCCTACAGTGGAAGATCTGTCCCATACACAGGTCTCCAAGCACACCATTACACAGTTGGGGATGTCAGACGAACAAGGTTGGTCAACCCATCCTCCAGTTTCCATCACAAACTTTCCGGCTGCTTCAGGAGGCATCGTTCCCCAACGTCTGGATGCACTGTCCTGCACATCTCTCAACGTGGGCTCCAGAGAAGACTCTGTGCCGCTGTCTTTCGTGACGCTTCAGGAGCAACGATGTGTAATAAGTTGGTTTATAGGATGGAACACTGTCCAGAAGCAACGTTTTATGGAGGATCTCATTTCAAAGGCTGTCCCTGGAAAGGTGTCAAGTCTGTTAGACCAACTCAACACACTGCAG GTGAATGATCGCCCACCCAACATTTTTGAATGCCAGTTAAGACTGTGGACTCAGTGGTTTGATTCATGGAGCGAAGAGGAAAGAAATGCCTTTTTGAACAGCTTAGAAGAAAAGGATTCAACCTTTGTTGCGTACTTCTATAGCCAAGTTGCTGGTACTGCAGGCAGAGACTGA